Proteins co-encoded in one Ruegeria pomeroyi DSS-3 genomic window:
- the nth gene encoding endonuclease III gives MAKQLDYHTIREIFTRFQAADPEPKGELEHVNAYTLVVAVALSAQATDAGVNKATRELFKIADTPEKMLALGEEGVTEHIKTIGLFRQKAKNVIKLSRILVEQYGGEVPNSRAALQSLPGVGRKTANVVLNMWWRIPAQAVDTHIFRVGNRTGICPGKDVDTVERAIEDNIPADFQQHAHHWLILHGRYHCKARKPMCGTCLIRDLCQFEDKTL, from the coding sequence ATGGCAAAGCAACTCGATTACCACACGATCCGCGAGATCTTTACCCGGTTCCAGGCCGCCGATCCCGAACCCAAGGGCGAGCTGGAGCATGTGAACGCCTATACGCTGGTGGTGGCGGTCGCGCTGAGCGCGCAGGCCACCGATGCGGGCGTGAACAAGGCCACGCGCGAGCTGTTCAAGATCGCCGACACGCCGGAAAAGATGCTGGCGCTGGGCGAAGAGGGCGTGACCGAGCATATCAAGACCATTGGCCTGTTCCGTCAGAAGGCCAAGAACGTGATCAAGCTGAGCCGCATCCTGGTCGAACAATATGGCGGCGAGGTGCCCAATTCACGCGCCGCGCTGCAATCGCTGCCCGGTGTTGGGCGCAAGACTGCCAATGTGGTGTTGAACATGTGGTGGCGCATCCCGGCGCAGGCCGTGGACACCCATATCTTTCGCGTCGGCAACCGCACCGGCATCTGTCCGGGCAAGGATGTGGACACGGTCGAACGCGCCATCGAAGACAATATCCCGGCCGATTTCCAGCAACATGCGCATCACTGGCTGATCCTGCATGGCCGTTACCATTGCAAAGCCAGAAAGCCGATGTGCGGCACCTGCCTCATCCGCGATCTGTGCCAATTCGAGGACAAGACCCTATGA